A genomic window from Sebaldella sp. S0638 includes:
- a CDS encoding IS3 family transposase, translated as MKLNSLKYGLRWLLRKFAISSNAYYNYLKHRKKDYESRKLNILKRIEEIYHQNHGNPGYRMMHDYLNLEGILVSRSTVYRYMKELGIKAIINKRKPLYMKRKAHKIFENIINRNFNVDQPNKLWCTDFTYLPMSNGKMRYNCTIIDLYNREVIATLNSNRISAELAVETLKIAMKRRKNFKNVILHSDRGSQYTSKEFINFCCKNDIKQSMSRGGCPYDNAVIERFFNTFKNEFFNLYSFNDCGILEGVCKKVCKLNLI; from the coding sequence ATCAAACTAAACTCTTTAAAATATGGTCTTAGATGGTTACTTAGAAAATTCGCTATATCATCTAATGCTTACTACAATTACTTAAAACATAGAAAAAAAGATTACGAATCAAGAAAACTTAATATTTTAAAAAGAATAGAAGAGATTTACCATCAGAATCATGGAAATCCAGGCTATAGAATGATGCATGACTATTTAAATTTAGAAGGAATTCTCGTTTCAAGGTCGACTGTGTACAGATATATGAAAGAATTAGGAATTAAAGCAATTATTAACAAAAGGAAACCGTTGTATATGAAGAGAAAAGCTCATAAAATATTTGAAAATATAATTAATAGAAATTTTAATGTAGATCAGCCTAATAAACTATGGTGTACTGATTTTACATATTTGCCTATGTCTAATGGAAAAATGAGATATAATTGTACAATTATTGATTTATATAACAGAGAAGTTATTGCTACTCTTAACAGTAACCGTATATCTGCAGAATTAGCTGTAGAGACTTTAAAGATAGCTATGAAAAGAAGGAAGAATTTTAAAAATGTAATTCTTCATAGTGATCGGGGCAGTCAGTACACTTCAAAGGAATTTATAAATTTTTGCTGTAAAAATGATATTAAACAAAGTATGAGTCGTGGTGGATGTCCATATGACAATGCAGTTATCGAAAGATTTTTCAATACATTTAAAAATGAATTTTTTAATTTATATTCATTTAATGACTGTGGAATATTGGAGGGAGTGTGCAAGAAAGTCTGTAAATTAAATCTGATATAA
- a CDS encoding AI-2E family transporter has protein sequence MDIEKAKDKLITLVLCLICLFLMIKVLPYFVPFLNVILSALIPFILAFVITYVLEPAVEFLEKKLNLKRLSAFLIVYFVVMLIFIAMVLAIVPEVVSQFNSMINFIINHQSEIQLKASKYIEHSSIDVSEVINKLKEWFFRYIFSLLNSGISLIKAFFSIIFMTPIFLFLLMKDYRSLKMKLKFRVLEADRRDVIVIMRNIDVVLGKYVKGKLIDCFVVGTLVYIIFSLLGLKFALLFSVIIGITNLVPYVGPVIGAIPACLFALLQSFNIFIGVLLAIVFIQTLESVFLVPYITSKTVEIHELTTLLVLLIGGSLFGIIGALIAIPVYLVIKVIYEYYKNNKSGV, from the coding sequence ATGGATATTGAAAAGGCAAAAGATAAGCTTATTACACTTGTCTTATGTTTGATATGTTTATTTCTTATGATAAAGGTTCTGCCGTATTTTGTACCGTTTTTAAATGTGATACTAAGCGCTTTGATACCGTTTATTCTTGCTTTTGTTATTACTTATGTTCTTGAGCCGGCAGTGGAATTTCTGGAAAAAAAACTGAATCTTAAAAGACTGAGTGCTTTTCTGATAGTTTATTTTGTAGTTATGCTTATTTTTATTGCTATGGTTCTGGCAATTGTGCCGGAAGTGGTAAGCCAGTTTAACAGCATGATAAACTTTATAATAAACCATCAGAGCGAAATACAGCTGAAAGCCTCTAAGTATATAGAGCATTCCAGTATAGATGTATCAGAAGTGATAAATAAGCTGAAAGAGTGGTTTTTCAGATATATATTCAGTCTGCTGAATTCCGGGATTTCACTTATAAAAGCTTTTTTCAGTATAATTTTTATGACACCTATATTTTTATTTTTACTTATGAAAGATTACCGGAGTCTGAAAATGAAGCTGAAATTTCGTGTTCTGGAAGCTGACAGAAGAGATGTTATAGTAATAATGCGTAACATAGATGTGGTATTGGGAAAATATGTAAAGGGAAAGCTGATAGACTGTTTTGTAGTGGGAACATTAGTATATATTATTTTTTCATTATTAGGACTAAAATTTGCCCTTTTATTTTCAGTTATAATAGGGATAACAAACCTTGTTCCTTATGTAGGGCCTGTAATAGGTGCAATACCGGCATGTTTATTTGCCTTGCTTCAGTCATTTAATATATTTATCGGAGTTTTACTGGCGATAGTATTTATACAGACATTGGAATCAGTATTTCTTGTGCCGTACATAACAAGTAAAACAGTGGAAATACATGAGCTTACTACCCTTTTGGTGCTGCTTATAGGGGGAAGCCTTTTCGGGATAATCGGTGCTTTAATAGCAATTCCGGTATATCTTGTAATAAAAGTAATATATGAATATTATAAAAATAATAAGTCAGGGGTATAA
- the der gene encoding ribosome biogenesis GTPase Der: MKPIVAIVGRPNVGKSTLFNKLIGERLSIVKDEPGVTRDRLYRDVEWSGKDFTLVDTGGLEPKTQDFIMSKIKDQAQVAIDEADVVIFLVDGKYGITGLDEEVASVLRKKDKKVIVAVNKIDDYIKNQERIYEFFGLGFEEVIGISGEHKVNLGDLLDAVVGKFDKVNTVQEEEVLSIAVLGRPNAGKSSLVNKILNKERSIVSEIAGTTRDSIDSDFKYKNRKYRIIDTAGIRRKSKIDDAVEYYSVLRAIKAISRANVCILMLDSTELVTEQDKRVAGLIYDEKKPLIIAINKWDLIEKDNTTVKQFTELVKAELPFLSYAPVITMSALTGQRVMPVLDQINDVFEEYNKKISTGVLNQVLGEMIAVNPVPTRKGRAVKINYVTQIGTAPPRFVFFANDPELVHFSYKRYLENKFREYFGFEGSPIEFIFNKKSERNF, translated from the coding sequence ATGAAACCAATAGTTGCAATAGTCGGGAGACCTAATGTAGGAAAGTCAACGCTTTTTAACAAGCTTATAGGTGAAAGATTATCGATAGTAAAAGATGAGCCCGGAGTTACAAGGGACAGATTATATAGAGATGTGGAATGGTCAGGAAAAGATTTTACTCTGGTAGATACAGGAGGTCTGGAGCCTAAGACTCAGGATTTTATTATGAGCAAAATAAAAGATCAGGCTCAGGTAGCTATAGACGAGGCAGATGTAGTTATCTTTCTTGTAGACGGGAAATACGGAATAACTGGTCTGGATGAGGAAGTGGCCTCTGTTTTGAGAAAGAAAGATAAGAAAGTCATAGTAGCCGTGAACAAAATAGATGATTATATAAAAAATCAGGAAAGAATTTATGAATTTTTTGGTCTTGGATTTGAAGAAGTGATAGGTATTTCCGGGGAGCATAAAGTCAATCTCGGAGATCTTCTTGATGCAGTAGTGGGGAAATTCGATAAAGTAAATACTGTTCAGGAGGAAGAGGTACTGAGTATAGCTGTTCTCGGGAGACCTAATGCCGGAAAATCATCTCTTGTAAATAAGATATTAAATAAGGAAAGAAGTATCGTTAGTGAGATCGCAGGAACAACAAGAGATTCTATTGATTCTGACTTCAAATATAAAAATAGAAAATACAGAATAATAGATACAGCAGGAATCAGAAGAAAATCAAAAATAGACGATGCTGTAGAATATTACAGTGTGCTGAGAGCAATAAAAGCAATCAGCAGAGCGAATGTATGTATCCTTATGCTGGATTCTACTGAGCTTGTAACAGAGCAGGATAAAAGAGTGGCCGGTCTGATATATGATGAGAAAAAACCTTTGATAATAGCCATAAATAAATGGGATCTTATAGAAAAAGACAATACAACTGTAAAGCAGTTTACAGAGCTGGTAAAAGCAGAGCTTCCGTTTTTGAGCTATGCACCGGTAATTACAATGTCGGCTTTGACCGGACAAAGAGTTATGCCTGTTCTGGATCAGATAAATGACGTATTTGAAGAATATAACAAAAAGATATCAACAGGAGTGCTAAATCAGGTACTTGGTGAAATGATTGCAGTTAATCCTGTGCCGACAAGAAAAGGAAGAGCAGTAAAAATAAATTATGTGACGCAGATAGGAACAGCACCGCCGAGATTTGTATTCTTTGCTAATGATCCTGAGCTTGTACATTTTTCATATAAAAGATATCTGGAAAATAAATTCAGGGAATATTTTGGTTTTGAAGGATCACCTATTGAATTTATCTTTAATAAGAAGAGTGAAAGGAATTTTTAA
- a CDS encoding transposase translates to MTKKIKYDQELKNHIIRLHLEEGRTIKSLTEEYKLGKGTIRYWLHHRSKECQTNIEIKNENDSYRKIMKLQKELAEVKKENDFLKKAAAFFAKELD, encoded by the coding sequence ATGACTAAAAAAATAAAATATGATCAGGAATTAAAAAATCATATCATAAGGCTACACTTAGAAGAGGGCAGAACAATAAAGAGTTTAACAGAAGAATATAAACTGGGAAAAGGTACCATAAGATACTGGCTACATCATAGAAGCAAAGAATGCCAAACAAATATTGAAATAAAAAATGAAAATGATTCATATAGAAAAATTATGAAATTACAAAAAGAATTAGCTGAAGTAAAAAAGGAGAATGATTTCCTAAAAAAAGCAGCGGCATTCTTTGCAAAGGAACTAGACTAG
- a CDS encoding winged helix-turn-helix transcriptional regulator: MKKELPACPVEATLQLIGDKWKVLILRDLMDGTKRFGELKKGINGVSQKVLTSNLRTMETNGLVARKVYAEVPPKVEYTLTETGYSLKPVLDVMTVWGEEYKERTK; encoded by the coding sequence ATGAAAAAAGAATTACCTGCATGTCCCGTTGAGGCAACACTGCAATTAATCGGAGATAAATGGAAAGTATTGATTTTACGTGATTTAATGGATGGAACAAAGCGTTTTGGAGAATTGAAAAAAGGGATTAATGGTGTATCGCAGAAGGTACTGACTTCAAATCTGCGTACAATGGAAACAAATGGTCTGGTTGCAAGAAAAGTATATGCAGAAGTACCGCCTAAGGTAGAATATACTTTGACAGAAACAGGATACAGCCTGAAACCGGTTCTTGACGTAATGACTGTATGGGGTGAGGAGTATAAAGAGAGAACAAAATAG
- a CDS encoding NAD(P)H-binding protein, with translation MKIAIIGANGKAGRLLAEEALERGHDVTAVARDSSKINSKKVKIMEKDLFSLTYDDLKDNDCSGILKLKQQVIV, from the coding sequence ATGAAAATAGCAATCATCGGAGCAAATGGAAAAGCAGGAAGACTATTAGCAGAAGAAGCTTTGGAAAGAGGACACGACGTAACGGCTGTAGCACGTGACAGCAGCAAGATCAACAGTAAAAAAGTCAAAATTATGGAAAAAGATTTATTTAGTCTTACATATGATGATCTAAAAGATAACGATTGTTCTGGTATACTAAAGTTGAAACAGCAAGTGATAGTTTGA